The Gopherus evgoodei ecotype Sinaloan lineage chromosome 4, rGopEvg1_v1.p, whole genome shotgun sequence nucleotide sequence CAGGGTCACTTGGTGATTCCCCGGCAGAGCTAAGAACCGgacagccagggctggtgcaacccattaggcgacctaggtggtcgcctagggtgctagcatTTGTGGGGtggcatttcgggtccttcggcGGCGACCACAgcagctggatcttcagctgcTCTAGTCGTCGCTGGCATTTAGGTAGAGGGATCTAGGGGAGGGGGGCGctgggagggccacctgcagcaaataAGGAGGggcgcggcatgcaggggaactgctccctgccccagctcacctctgctccacctcctcccctgagcatgccgccctgctctgcttctctgcctcccaggcttgcggtgccaaacagctgattggcaccgcaagcctgggaggcaggagaagtggaatggcgacagcatgctcagggaggaggcggagcagaggtgaggtggggtggggagctgccgcacggcTCCCCAGGCCGGGCAAAGCTGCCAGGGGGAAGGGTTCCTCAGGGCAGAAGGGGAGAGCTGCCACGGGGagggagtgcctcagggcagaggggggtggggagctgccacagggggggcgtctcagggtggagggggggagctacCGCAGAGGGAGCACCTCAAGGTGGATGGGGGCGTGGGGAGGTGCCCCGggtgggcacctcagggcggagcgCTGCCACAGGGTTTgggagagggcacaaggtggaagttttgcctagggtgcaaaacatccttgcacctgccctgcggACAGTTCTCTCCCCTCAGGTCACTGCTTTTGGAGGAAAAGGCAGCTCAGCTGCGGAGACATTTCTTCCTCCAGGGTTCTCCACCAGGGAGCCTTCTCCATTAGAACTGAGGAGCTCTGGACTTCAGGCAGGGACCGATGGCCCCAGAGCAAATATGGGGGGACAGACATGGGTCCTTCAGGAACAGACTCAAGgcactcaatctatttagcttaaccaacagaaggttcaggggtgacttgattaaagCCCATAAATACTTACCTGGGGAACAAATCTTTGgcaatgggttcttcagtctagcagacaaaggtctgacacgacccaatggctggaagctgaagctagacaaattcaggttgGAAATACAGTGTACATTTTTTAATAGTGTACATTTTTTAATAGTGAAGGTACTTAACCCCTGGAACAACTTTACAAAGGGCAGCAGTGGGTTCTTCTCCAACACTGGTCATCTTTAAATTGAGCCTGAACGTTTCCCTGAAGGATGTGCTCCAGTTCAGACAGGCAACCttatggaggaggtcagactagcagGGGTGACTACAGTTTCTTGCGACCACAGACTCTGTGACACCCTCTCCCCGGAACAGCCTGGCCTCACTTTACCCCTAGCCATTACAGAAGCCACAAGGAGGAGGCGTGCACaccatttgtaaaaaaaaaaaatgaaggcaacAATTTATTTCTAATATACTCATTATCAAAACAGAAAAAGACCTCGTGCGTCCACCAGACCCCTCAGTGCCAGGACACACTAATGCCGCGTTCTGTTCAGAGATCTTCAGAGGCCAGAAGAACCTTATTTCAGTCCAGCTGAATATTGAGAACAGTCATTGGTTCGAAGAGGCCAAGTGCTTCCAGGACAGTCAAAATCACGCAAGAACTAGCTTATTTATGAAAAAATAGCTCTCTATATACATTATATACCCTCTGTTTATGTTACATAAATTAGAAGCAGGAGGAGAGCGTCTCATGGGGATAGGGGATATTATCACACTGAGGggatgggatttggggggcacggAGGCAAACGTCTCAGGAACAAGGAGGGAAGCTCTGCCTGATGCCCCGGCTACTGTCACGGTCCCTCCGGAGCCGTCTGAAATTCACAGTTCTCTCCAACTCCCCTTGGGCCAGCACTGCTTGAAATTCTCTGCTTGGGCCATTCACAGAGCAGCAGGCTACTCATGCCAGCGCACAGCCAGCGTGGCTGGCAGCAGCTCCATGGCAGGCAGCACGGAGAGGGCACTCTTGGCAAAGACACAATGCTCAGTGCCCGTTCTCTTCATTCCATCTATCACACAGGGCGACCAGTGCCCCTGTAGCTGGCACATCGGTGCATCCCACTTCCTGGACCACAGCTGACTGCAGCAGTAGCCAGGGCCCCTTGCTCTGCTAGCACTCTTGAAGTCCCCTGAATTCAATCGTGAAGAACGGAGCATGTCCCTTCCACTCTTCCAGGCTTTGGGGACAGCTAGAGTCACTGTAATTCCACTTGGAAAGAAGAGTCCAGCAATGCAACAACAGAAATAATGGTTTACAATAACCTACTTGAGCCAAAATATCAGCTGTAGTTAGCTAGATGCTGGCGGGTAACCAGCACATACACTTGTGCCcccaggaaggggctggaggcTAACAcactccccaggccagcagctttGGGTTCCAACATGTGACAAAAACTCTTGTCTAGGGAGCATGGTTTAGTGCATTATGCCTTGGGTCTCACCCCTGGGCCAGATGGGCAGAGCCCTAATTCTCGTagggctcccccagctccttaATTTCGATTCAATacttcctcctccttccagccGCTGGAGTTCTTCCCAAACTTGTAGACCAGCCGCCTCCCGTCGACCCGCTCCAGGATTTCCCGTTTGTAGTAGTAcctggaagggaaggaggggacaTCAGCACTGGATGCAAGGCAGCTAAGTGAGCCAGTGTGGAGGACATCTGGGAAGGGAAGAGCCTGAGGCCGGGGGCGCTGGGGGACAgaggctgggagaggagctgtCGGGGCAGGGTAGGGAAGCAGAGGAGGCAAAGTATGGAGGTAGGCCCTTGAGCCTTGGAGATAGGCTGGGGCTCCACTTCCCTGCATCTCTTGGGTGGGACAGGGGCAATCCCCTGACACCCACCTCATGGCCCGGCTCAGCTTCTCGTAGGTCATGCTGCTGTTCTTCTTCTTCTGCCCCCAGAGCTGAGCCACCGCCTCGGAGCGGAGGAACTTGAAGATGCCCTCGCGTCGGTCCTCCCACTTCATCAGCCCCTCGTTCAGCTCTGGGTGGAGCAGGATGTCCCGGATAAACTCCCACAGGTGGGTCCCTCTCGGGGCTGAAACAGAGAGAGGAGGGATGGTCCAGTTCAATGGGGGGGCTCTGCAGAGCCACGACCCCAGCAGGCTGAAGGAGGCTCTGCAGATagtgctgcccagggctgggggctccaTGATAACAGCGGCAGCTCCCTGCACTCTGGGAACAAATCAGctccccacccactactccatgGATGCAGATGGTCCAATAGGCAGCAGAGCCCATGTTGTTCCACATGGGAGCTCACCTGGGGGCTGCAGCCTAGACAGGCTACGCAGCTGtcacccactgaggcacctgggCCCCAGTCCCCAGGGGAGAATCTGTGGATGGTGCAGATAGGCTGGCCTCACGCCGGCCCCCGTACAGGTGAGGCCGGGGTCACAGCAGCTCAGGAGGCAACGGCAGTGCTGAACGGCCACTGAGCAATAGTCCACGGCACCGGCTACACCATGGGTCAGGGGTCCAGTCCATCTCCCCCATGGCCCCAGCCTCGTGGTGGCACCCCCTGGCGCCTGGCCCGCCTACTAGGGCTGGGCATTGGGACCAGGAATTGGCCCTTAGGAATTACTGGACAATCAGCAACCAATCGGAAAGCACTGGGGGCTCCCAGTTAGTCACTACAGCCCCGattcccttgaaatcaatggcagttagcACCCAAAGACCTTTAAGGATCAGTGCCTAAAGGCTACACCATGCAAGGTGCCGGCCCTCAATGTACTATGGGCTATGAACCTCCATCCTtcttcccacctcccctccccaaagaTGGCTGAGACAACTGTCCTGGCCAATTCCAGGGCTGGCCATGAATTTCAGCACCCGGACAAGCCAGGGCATAGCAACCCTAGCCCACAGGAGCCCCACTGGCCTCTCACGTACAGTGCTTGCTCTTCTTGGTCTCCAGGCAGTCTCTGTTCTCCTTGCTGAATTTCCGGGGCCTGCCTCTTTTCCGCTTCCCATGCTTGACGTCCTCTTTGTCATAGTCGGCAAAACCATCTGCGCGGGAGGAGGTGGGACATGTTACTGGGCCTGTCTGGGTTTTATAGTGGGCCCACCCTGCCCCGTAGTGTCTGAGCAGACTCAGCTCCCGGCTCCTCCTTCTTTAAAAATACAAGGGGAGATGCCCACTGTAGGTGCCTAGGGACAGGTCCCCTCTGCGGGCTCAGGGAACTGCCAGCCTGCCCGACATAACTGGCGGTCCCTGTTTAGCTATCCAGCGACAGGGCCCCTTCCCACATCTCCTACACCTCGGGTTCCCTGGCATGCCCTGGGGAGAAAGCCTGGACACTTGTTCGAATGGTCGCTATGGACTGCTTTGTGCCCTGTTACGCTGAGTGTGGCACAGACATGCAAAGAAGCTTCCTGTGCCAGAGGGTTTCTGACCATTGCCTGTGGGCGCAAGGTGCACCTTGGCCAAGTCCCCAACCCCCATTCCAGCCCATGGTGCTGCTGGCATCTGTCCCATCGCCCACCTCTTCCCAGGTCGCTACGGCACCAAGGTTctgccagcagctgctgaggcagaggatctcaaagcagatTGCATCCCCTCCCTGTGCACAAAGCAGGGGCAGATGGAGGAGCTCATGCAAAACCCAGAGCCAAAGCCAAGGTGACTTCCTGTCCAGGTTCCATTTCGTCCAGCCCACCAGAGTGCGGGAGACCTGGATAAGAGCTTCTGGATTTGACCCGTCCTGCCTGGACACCATGGCAGTGAGTGCCTGGGAAGTTTCGGAGACAGAAAGATAAGGCAGGCCATCTTTAGCAGGGGTCAGTTTTCacagcctcctccccagcccaggggaCCCAGTCAAGCTCTCTCCAGTGGGAAGGGgcctttcctttccctctctaacCCAGGTTTTGTTCCAGCCTTGCCCAGCCACAAACTCATCTCTGTCCCAGCCAGCCGGGAAGGAAGCGACTCACCGTCAGAGGAGAACAACTTCACTTCTGTCGGGTCAGGATCTATGTCACTTCCACCGGAGTCTTGGGAGTTGGGGCTGTGGGACATCCCGGTCCCTGTGGGGGCAAAGTAGATAGGTTGGATTTCCCATTATTCCCCTCCAGAAACATTTCCAATCAGGAGAAAGCAGTTCTTCCAGCCAGACACACCAAACACTCCCCAGCAGGTGGTCTGCCCTGGCAAGGGTTTTGGGGGAACTCCCGCATGAAACAGGGCAGAGTCTCCAACTGGGTCCCCATCCCAGAGAACCACACACGAGATGTGACGCAGGGCCATCTAGGACTGATGGGAGAGCCAGAGCCCACGCCCGCCCCATGGCCAAGGATGCCCCAACACCGAGCATGAGCGACTAGGGCTTTACCTGAGACAGAGATGTCAGAGCTGCCTGGAGACAGGGCACCGGAAACGTAGCTGAAGTCTGCCTGGTAGAAAGGGTTTGTGGATTTCATCTCCTCCAGGGATTCCTTCGTGCACGAGTTTCCCAGCTCTAGAAAGAGTGGAGGAGAGGGCAGGAAAGGATGAGCCCCGTCCAGGTAACGGACATGCACACGGCAGGGGCCTCGAGGGACAAAGTGTGGCCAGGACGCTTCTCTTACCGGAGTCCTGGAAGATCTCTTGGGAAGACATGTCCTCTTTCTCTAGCAGGTCAATGATCCAGGTCAGCTCATCCGAGACCGAGACTGCGGGAGGGGGGGCGGATAGGAATTAATTGTATTTGGCCAGTACGAAAGGCAAAGGCACCTCCCCATGCTGTTCCTGTGGGACCCTTCATGGGTTCCAGCTGTTCCCCCAGCTTTTCCGGTGCAAGCCCTGCTATGCTCCCCAATATGCCACCCAAACCTCCCTTCTAACTGGAGTCTCGGGATAGGAATGGGCCTTGCCCTGGGTGATAAGGCTGCAGTTACAGGGGACATGCCAATCTGGGAGCTGAAGGGAGGTGCCCGTCCCCAGCTCTGGCTGGCTAGGCAGGGCTGGCTCGCTGTGGTCCCTGCTGACATGGGGCGGAGGAAGATCTGTGCTGGGTCACTGGCACTCACTGATCTCATGGAGGCGGGTGTAGAGCTCGTCTCCAAGCGGCCCGAAAATGAGCCGCAGCTGCTCCTGCGTGCAGTGGCAGAGCGTGTAGCCATCCATGTTGCAGCAGGAGAAGTTGATGGCGCTGGCGTCGTACTTGTTCTTCTCCACATGGTAGCCAATCCACTCCAGCACCTGCGCTTTGCTCCAGAAGTACGGGAGCTCACCGAACCACGCTGGCTTCTCTGCTGGGGAGAAAGGAGCAGGGTTCAGGGGACCTGCTCACCCGATGGGGCACCCGGCACcggctggctgggcagggctctCGATGAGCTCATGTCACAACGGGTGGGGTTGGCTCTTGTGGGTACAAAGAGTCagatgggcgggggggggtgttatCTTGTTTAGTCACTCTTGTGGCATTGTCACGTACACCTGTCTCCTGCTCCTTTATCTCGGATCCTGCCTGACGGCAGGGCCCGAGGGAATGGCCGATGGCAGCTTCTCAGCTCACAGCCCAGTCGTTCCCCAAAGGGCACTGCAGCCCCGCCAGAGGGCATGagggacccccacacacaccagtcccaacCGCCCGAGAGTGATCTTCCCCTTCCGCTAGCCCCAGCTGGCCGGTGGCCCATCCAACCCAGTCCCCTGTCTCTGGCAGCAGACTAAACCCTGATGCTGCCAAGAAAGGACACTGAACTTCCAACCTGCCCCCACAGTCCCCCGGCAATGGGGCACACAAACTATAATGATAACACTTTGCGCCTTCAAAACATCTTCTGTCCAGCCTCCGTGGGACCCACACATTAATAGGATAAGCCTGGCAGGCACTCCTCTAAGGGAGTTATTGAAAGTAGCATTtagagaaggaaactgaggcacagaggacagggacttccccaggtcactcagtagcagaggtgggaagagaacccaggtctcctaaagCCCAGTCTCACATGCTAACTACTAGGCAACTCTGTCTGCCTTCTAGTCCAGGGGCGGGATTCCATCTGGTGATTAGCTTATGCCCTGACTCATTGTCACTGCAGGTCTCATGCCCGGCTCTGCCCCATGGCACGCAGGCTCCGGCCCCACCTGTGGTCTCTGCAGGCAGCGTGAGGTTGTCCTCCTTCCCCAGGTGGGCCAGCAGTTCCATGGGGGGCTGAGCCTCCTCCATCTGGTACATGGCGCTGATGTAGTTAGAGAAGATGTTGCTGATTTCGCAGGATCCCGCCATAAAGCTCTCTGCCAAGAGATTGCACCTGTCAGCATGACTCCAGCCAGCGCTGCCTGCAGGATACAGACCTTCCCAAGCCGGCACCTGAACCCTGGGCTGGGTTCAGCCTGGGAGCACAGAGCCCGCCCCAGCCCCGAAGAGGGGACGGGGTTACAGCGAGCAGTCTGTGCATCTCCACAGTTCCCTAGAGCAGCACCCCGATTGCCCCTTCTGGTGCCTCAGGCCCAGGGTCCTCCGCTATCCGGGACAGCCGGGATCAGAGCCCAGCCTGCAGATTTCTAGCTGGGGTGAATTGTCACCACATCAAAAAAGGTCAAGCCCTCACTGGACCATTATCAAGCACCCTATGTTCCTTGGGCCCATTGCTGACCTTCCGCTGtaaaagggaacagaaacaagACTTCCCCTGGGCTGGAGGCTGCGTCCCAACCAGTTTAGCGCTTTCAGCAAGCCGCTGATTGAGCACCAGAACGAGAACAAGCAGCTGTCATTGGTTCCAAGACCTCCTTTCATCCAGGCGGTAAGTCTGATAGTACCTGGCCAGGAGGAAGGGGATGTGCAGTGGGGCCGGGGTGGATGGGACTCAGAGTCTCCTGCTTAGCAGGTTCATCGCGTTGTCATTTGCAGAGAGCTGCGGTTTGGCTGCTCCACCGGGAAAGATGCCATATGAAAATTCGGTCATCACCACTCACCCCATGGCCCCATCTCCCAAAGCACCCCAGTCCCCATGCAGCAGAGAGGCACCCGCCAGCCACACTCGCTCTCTCCCACTGGCTCCCCAGATGCTGGTGTCCTCAGCCCAGTCCTTGAACCCAGCCTTAAATGACCCGGAGAAGCGACTGTCCCGGCATCGACAGGCCTGCCCAGGCGTGAAAGCTGGCGAGCAGGAATGCTGGTACTCACCTGCCTCAGCCCAGCGGAGGTCTATGCGGGTGCTTTCTACCCGTAGTGCTCAAAGGGCTTGTGGCACGTTTGGCCAACAGGTGGCTGGCAAATAAGGAGCAGCATCCCCCAGCTAGCGCAGGGTGCACGAACACCTCCACCCTCAGTGAAGTGTAACAGCCCCTTTAAAGCACGGAGCACAAAGGCTTTGGTACCTACCACAgtgccccccagcagcagcagttaatCCACAGGCAGCGAATGGAGCTCGTAAATACTCCAGGTGCACCACTGGCTTCTAACCACTACTCATCTGTGCCTGAGCCCTTAGCGCCTACTCCTATAGGCGGCCCCTCCCGGGTATCTCGCCTTATATAGCGTGTCTGCGGTAACACGATCTCACGGCTCTAGGGGAATTCCTAGCCCAAGTATTCAAGCTCCCAGCTCCATCGGATTTGCATAATAGGTGCCACTGGCCCCATGCCAGTGCTTTCTTGCCGGGAAATCAGGGCTGGCCAGTTTAATGATTGTCAAAGCCTTTGCCCAGCCTGTGCCAGCGTCTCACCCCTCActatgtttttctctctttctaatCTCACGTGTTTGTTTGCTCACAAAAGCAGGTTAATTGgccacctcctccctgccaggAATAGCAGCCATGTAGGGGGCTGGCGTGTCAGCTGGGCCtctccctgccaggagcccagcACAGGGTGAAGGGAGCAGCTGGCCAGACAAACCTGTACTCTGGCCCCCACCAACAAtatgcggctcccattggctgagctAAGAacctcagcagcagctctggaTCCCCCCAAAGTCTAGAGCTCAGATTCAGCCCGGACCTCGTAAGTGACCCCTGTAAAATGGGCACTGCACCGTCTGAAGTGGAACCATGCTGGGCCATGAGAGGAAGGGACTGTTGGCCACTTGGCCAGCCTGATGCAACGACAGCTCCTCCAGAGCCCCAGGGCAGCGACACTGGGCAGGACAGACCCTGaacctcccccagccaggcccagagctgggctgggtcCTGAGGGGCAGCTGATTTGACAA carries:
- the ELF3 gene encoding ETS-related transcription factor Elf-3 isoform X2; this translates as MAGSCEISNIFSNYISAMYQMEEAQPPMELLAHLGKEDNLTLPAETTEKPAWFGELPYFWSKAQVLEWIGYHVEKNKYDASAINFSCCNMDGYTLCHCTQEQLRLIFGPLGDELYTRLHEIISVSDELTWIIDLLEKEDMSSQEIFQDSELGNSCTKESLEEMKSTNPFYQADFSYVSGALSPGSSDISVSGTGMSHSPNSQDSGGSDIDPDPTEVKLFSSDDGFADYDKEDVKHGKRKRGRPRKFSKENRDCLETKKSKHSPRGTHLWEFIRDILLHPELNEGLMKWEDRREGIFKFLRSEAVAQLWGQKKKNSSMTYEKLSRAMRYYYKREILERVDGRRLVYKFGKNSSGWKEEEVLNRN
- the ELF3 gene encoding ETS-related transcription factor Elf-3 isoform X1 is translated as MAGSCEISNIFSNYISAMYQMEEAQPPMELLAHLGKEDNLTLPAETTAEKPAWFGELPYFWSKAQVLEWIGYHVEKNKYDASAINFSCCNMDGYTLCHCTQEQLRLIFGPLGDELYTRLHEIISVSDELTWIIDLLEKEDMSSQEIFQDSELGNSCTKESLEEMKSTNPFYQADFSYVSGALSPGSSDISVSGTGMSHSPNSQDSGGSDIDPDPTEVKLFSSDDGFADYDKEDVKHGKRKRGRPRKFSKENRDCLETKKSKHSPRGTHLWEFIRDILLHPELNEGLMKWEDRREGIFKFLRSEAVAQLWGQKKKNSSMTYEKLSRAMRYYYKREILERVDGRRLVYKFGKNSSGWKEEEVLNRN